A region of the Desulfobacter postgatei 2ac9 genome:
CACATCTATGGCGTCCTGGGGGCAGGATGCGGCACATGCTTTAAGGATTGCCGTGGAAATATTATCCTGGATAACGGGTCTGCCTCGGTAGCGGGGAAATACCTTGACCTTTTCTTCGGGATACCGGTTGGTCCGGCAGCCTTGTTCAAATCTGTTTTTCAGTACACTGAGCATATAATGTTCTCCGCTTTTTTAAAGATCAAATCCGCAATAGGATAGATTGAAGCTTTTGTTGTTTAAGGGGAAATCCGATATCCCGGTATCTCTGAGCGCCATGGCCAGACCGTTCCAGTTGTGAAAGGAAGGATCCTTGATCTTGTACCTTAGGATTTTTCCATTTTCATCGGTCAGAACAGCATGGGAGACTTCCCCCCGCCAGGCCTCATTCAGGGCCACGGAAAAGCTTGAAGCCGGCAGGTCGTAGGCCATGCCATCGCTTACACACCGGGTTTCGACGGGGATGGCGGCCAATGATTCAATTATTTGAAGAGACTGGTGGATTTCATCATACCTGACCCGGGCCCTGGCATAGACGTCACCCGTGGCTTTTTTATTTTTCGGTATGTCGATGTGCGGGTAGTGTTCCGTGGGGAAACACCGTCTCACGTCGTAGGCCATGCCGCTGGCCCGGCCGGCAGGCCCCACCAGCCCGAGATGATCGGCATCTTCATGACTCACGGCTCCGCATCCCTCAAATCTGGCCCGGACGGTGACAGCGTTGAAGAGAAGCTCCAATACGTGTGTCACTTCGGGCCGAAGTTCTGCCAGGCGATCGTTGAGCACTCTTCTTATCTCATTGGACAGGGAAAACCGGACCCCACCCGGCCGGACCAGGCCCTTGCCGAATCGGTTCCCGCAAATCAAGAGGGATAAGTTGAGAAAATCTCCTCTGATCCTGCCAAAATAGTTGGCAGGCGGCAGAAAGGCAACGTCGCCGCTAAGCGCTCCGAGATCTCCGATGTGGTTTGCCAAACGTTCCAGTTCAAGGGCAATGGTTCGGATGACCTGCGCCCCCTGATCCGGTTGAATTTCGGTCAGTGCCTCCAGGTTCTGGGCCATGCACAGGCTATGGCCGATGGTCGTATCGCCTGCAATGTTTTCCCCAAGGATGGGAAGCCGCTTGTCCGGGACCTGCGTAAGCTGTTTTTCAATGCCCCGGTGCTGGTATCCCAGTTGGATTTCCAGGTGCAGGACACGTTCACCGATGCAGTTGAACCTGAAATGGCCCGGTTCGATAACCCCGGCATGGACCGGCCCCACAGCCACTTCGTGGATCTCCTCGCCCTCTACCTGGTAATACGTATAATTTCCCGGGATGTCCTGAGTGTAGTCATTGCCGAACACATCAGCCGTCCCGTCGGAGTAATTGGGATGGTATCGGACCATTTTTAGCCAGGGATGGCCCTGGGGGCGGATGCCGTATTGCTCTGCCATTTCCCGTTCAAACAGGTGAAAAGGTTCGCAGATTCGGGTGAATGAGGGATAGGGGTCCGGCACATCACAGCCGGCCACAAAAAGTTTGTCGGTCCGCAACACCGCCAAAAGTTTTAAACGGTTCTTGTCCGGGTAGGCAAAATACTGAACAACTTTTCCTCCGTCGGTCACCATGTCCAGGGCCTGGGTCCGGAATTCATCAAAAGAAAGATGGGGAATCTCCTTTCGACAGACTTTTTCGGCGTTTGAAATCTGTAAAAAAGCGTTGCTCATCTAAGTCCTCCGCCAATGGCTGATATCGCATCGGATATGGTTTGATTCAATGAATCAGGTATAAAGAAACACAAGATCAGTGAAGTCAGGAGTAATAAATACTGGGGCAAGACCATACTGGCCCTTTCTTGAATTTTAATTTCCGTGCTGCATTCTTCAAAACAAATTTTCATAACCTGATTGCCAAATCCTGCAAAAATAACGCACAGACTAAGGATGAAAACGGTGACAGCCACATAGGAACCGGACCTGAAGGCGGCAATGATAATGCAAAGTTCCCCGATAAAAATGCCGAAAGGCGGTAAACCGGAAATCCCGGCAAATCCTGCAAAAAAGGCCACAAAGGTTCGGGGCATACCCTTGACCAGGTTTCCGGTATTTTTGATCAGCCGGTTTCCGTATCCCAAAAGAATATTGCCCGAGGAGAGAAACAAAGAGGACTTGATCAGGCTGTGATGGAGCATGCAGATCACCGCACCATATACCCCTAAGCCGCCCACACCGGTTCCGAATGCAATGATACCCATATTCTCGATACTGGAATAGGCCAGCATCCGTTTGTATTCGTTCTGTTTGAGTATAAAGGTGGCTGCGGCCAAAATGGATAACAGGCCGAACACCATGAGAATTCCGCCTGAAAAATCTTCAAGTCCTGCCGCCACCATAATCTTATTGGTTTTGAAAATCCCCAGATAAGCGCAGTTGAGCAACACCCCTGACAAGAGGGCCGATGCAGGACTCGGGGCCTCACTGTGGGCAT
Encoded here:
- a CDS encoding proton-conducting transporter transmembrane domain-containing protein; translated protein: MVEIVFLTPFITGLGTFFLPKIIGRCLLVLTGAAHLTLSLMLWRDQPRAIFDQYFAVTPEGMLSLLVISLLFFLISIYTVGFLRESKIQSERLFTGAMLVFLSTMTMVTLSDHIMVMWIAIEATTLASAPLINTHRSAASLEATWKYVLICSVGIAMALLGSVLVAFSMGQGNTDTPLSFSALAGVAKTLNPLWLKAGFVFILVGYGTKMGLAPMHTWLPDAHSEAPSPASALLSGVLLNCAYLGIFKTNKIMVAAGLEDFSGGILMVFGLLSILAAATFILKQNEYKRMLAYSSIENMGIIAFGTGVGGLGVYGAVICMLHHSLIKSSLFLSSGNILLGYGNRLIKNTGNLVKGMPRTFVAFFAGFAGISGLPPFGIFIGELCIIIAAFRSGSYVAVTVFILSLCVIFAGFGNQVMKICFEECSTEIKIQERASMVLPQYLLLLTSLILCFFIPDSLNQTISDAISAIGGGLR
- a CDS encoding hydrogenase large subunit, encoding MSNAFLQISNAEKVCRKEIPHLSFDEFRTQALDMVTDGGKVVQYFAYPDKNRLKLLAVLRTDKLFVAGCDVPDPYPSFTRICEPFHLFEREMAEQYGIRPQGHPWLKMVRYHPNYSDGTADVFGNDYTQDIPGNYTYYQVEGEEIHEVAVGPVHAGVIEPGHFRFNCIGERVLHLEIQLGYQHRGIEKQLTQVPDKRLPILGENIAGDTTIGHSLCMAQNLEALTEIQPDQGAQVIRTIALELERLANHIGDLGALSGDVAFLPPANYFGRIRGDFLNLSLLICGNRFGKGLVRPGGVRFSLSNEIRRVLNDRLAELRPEVTHVLELLFNAVTVRARFEGCGAVSHEDADHLGLVGPAGRASGMAYDVRRCFPTEHYPHIDIPKNKKATGDVYARARVRYDEIHQSLQIIESLAAIPVETRCVSDGMAYDLPASSFSVALNEAWRGEVSHAVLTDENGKILRYKIKDPSFHNWNGLAMALRDTGISDFPLNNKSFNLSYCGFDL